The DNA sequence AAGATACTGAAGAACAACTGAATGAAAGAGCGCCGATCGTAACGATCATGGGTCACGTTGACCACGGTAAAACATCCCTTCTGGATTATATCCGTAGCGCTAACGTTACTGCTTCTGAGGCCGGTGGTATTACGCAGCACATTGGTGCTTATGACGTAATGACAGGTACAGGTAAGCGTGTTGCTTTCTTGGATACACCAGGTCACGAAGCCTTTACAGCAATGCGTGCGCGTGGTGCTAAAGTAACGGATATCGCGATTATTGTGGTTGCAGCTGATGATGCCGTGATGCCACAAACGAAAGAGGCGATTAACCACGCACAGGTTGCGGGTGTGCCGATCGTTATTGCGATTAACAAAATTGATAAGCCAGCAGCTAATGCCGATAAGATTCGTGAGGAACTTTCTCAGTTGAATGTATTGGTTGAAGACTGGGGTGGTAAATATCAGTGTCAAGAAATTTCAGCCAAGTCTGGCCAAGGCGTGGAAGAACTATTGGAAAAAGTATTGCTGGAAGCGGAAATGTTGGAATTGAAAGCCAACGCTAACCGTGAAGCATCAGGTACAGTAGTGGAAGCCTCTTTGGATAAAGGACGTGGTTACGTAGCGACCATGTTGGTAGAAAACGGTACGTTGAAAATTGGTGATATCATGTTGGCTGGTCAGCATTATGGTAAAGTAAAAGCCATGTATGATCACCGTGGTAACCGATTGGAGGCTGTTGGCCCAGCAACACCTGTTCAGGTGTTAGGTTTGGATGGTGCACCACAGGCAGGTGACAAGTTGAATGTAATGGAAACCGACCGTGAGGCTCGTGACATTGCCAACAAACGTCAGCAATTGGCTCGTGAGCAATCTGTTCGTACGAAGAAACATATTACATTGGATGAGATTGGTCGTCGTTTGGCTATCGGTTCATTCCAGGAATTGAATATCATTGTTAAGGGTGATGTGGATGGCTCTGTAGAGGCATTGTCTGATTCCTTATTGAAACTGTCGACACCAGAGGTTGCGGTGAATATTATTCACAAGGCAGTAGGTCAGATTTCTGAATCTGATGTATTGTTAGCTTCAGCTTCTGATGCCATTATCATTGGTTTCCAAGTACGTCCTTCTGCTCAGGCACGACGTATCGCCGAAGGCGAGGAAATCGATATCCGTCTGTACTCGATCATCTATGATGCGATCAATGAGGTGAAGGATGCGATGGAAGGTATGTTGGCTCCTGAAGAGAAAGAAGTGATCACAGGTAACGCTGAAGTTCGTGAGACCTTTAAAATCTCTAAAGTGGGTACAATTGCTGGTTGTATGGTGACTGACGGAATTCTTAAACGTAACAACGATGTTCGTTTGGTAAGAGACGGTATCGTGATTTACTCAGGTGCTATCGGTGCTTTGAAACGTTTCAAAGACGATGTTGCTGAAGTGAAGAAAGGTTACGACTGTGGTATCTCAATCAATGGATTCAACGATATTAAAGTTGGTGATATTATTGAAGGATTTGAAATTCAAGAAACGAAGCGTACGCTTTAATTCTCGAAAAAATATATTTGAAAAAAGCCGACCATTATGGTCGGCTTTTTTATTTTTAGGCTGTCCAAAAAAAAAACAATCATGAAAAGAGCCATTTTTTCAACCTTCCTATGTTTAATACCCATGCTGCTTTGGGCCCAAAAGATGCACAAAGTAAAGGTCAGTGATGATATCAGTATGCGGATCCCTGCTAATTATGGCAACATGAGCCCTGAGGATGTCAGCAGAAAATACGCAGGCAGCTCTACGGTATTTATTGCCCTTACAGACTATCAGCAGGCCGTAGATCTTTCGATCAGCCATAAACCTACCCGTTGGGGCAGAAATGATTTCCCTGTTCTTCAGGACTTGTTTCGAGGGGCTATTTCAGAAATGAGTGAGTCGGTAAACTTTACAAAAGAAACGATTGAGCGAATTGATGATGTGCCTTTCATGATTTTTGAATTCGATGCTGTTACTAAAGGCTCCGAAGGGCTAACCTCTGGCACTCAGAAAAAATATAGCTACATTGCCTATACCATTTACCACGGTGAGTTGCTCACCTATAATTTTACCTGTGCTCAACGGCTGAAAAACCAATACCAGCAGGATGCCCCCACTATACTCTCCACATTAAAACTGAAATAATATGATTACTCCTTTTGATGACGCCTACTATATGCGCCAAGCGCTGCAAGAGGCCGAATTGGCCGCAGAAGAAGGTGAAATTCCCGTAGGCGCCATTGTGGTTTGGAAAAATAGAATAATCGCCCGCGCTCATAACCAAACGGAGCGATTGATGGACGTTACCGCCCATGCTGAAATGCTTGCCATCACGGCAGCGGCAAATGCCATAGGAGGCAAATACCTGAAAGATTGTACCCTGTACGTGACACTCGAACCCTGTACAATGTGCGGCGGCGCCATCTCGTGGTCACAGCTGAGTAAGGTGGTTTTTGGTGCCCGAGATGAAAAGCGTGGGTTTGAACGCCTGTCCCCCAATGTTTTACATTCAAAAATTGAAGTAGTCCGAGGAATAATGGCCGCGGAATGTCAGGCGGTAGTTGATGATTTTTTTAAAAATTTACGAAAATAAATCATTTACAGCAGTTGTGGCTAAATTATAACTCTCAGTGTTTCAGGTGCAATCAATTCCATCAATACTTATATCTAATTTATTAATTGGATTTGTAAAACTTACCGTCGTACATTTGGATTGTATTACAAGTCATAAGCGGAATTGTTGATCATACCTTAGGACTTATTGAAGAAAAAAATTATCTTCAAAATACAATTAATCAACACCATTTTGAATTAAACCTTAAATACAATAATCATGGCTTTCGAATTACCAGCTTTACCGTACGCACCTGCTGCATTAGAACCACATATCGATGCACGCACTATGGAAATCCATCATGACAAGCATCATGCTGCTTATGTAGCAAAATTGAACGCTGCCATTGAAGGAACTGAGCATGCCGATAAATCTTTGGAAGATTTGATGAAGAATGTAGGCTCAATTGGTGCTGCTGTAAGAAATAACGGTGGTGGTCACTTTAACCACTCTTTGTTTTGGTCAGTGATGAGTGCAAATGGTGGACAGCCTTCTTCGGACTTGGCTGCTGCAATTGATGCTGCTTTTGGCTCATTTGATGCATTCAAAAAAGAATTCGCTAATGCTGCTGCAACTCGTTTCGGTTCAGGTTGGGCATGGTTGATCGTAAAAGCTGATGGAAAATTGGCGGTTACTTCAACAGCTAACCAAGACAACCCAGTGATGGATGTTGTAGAAGAAAAAGGTACGCCAATCTTGGCATTGGACGTATGGGAGCACGCTTACTATTTGAACTATCAGAACCGTCGTCCTGATTATATTGAAGGTTTCTTCAATGTGATCAACTGGGAAGAGGTTTCTAAATTGTTTGCTGCTGCAAAATAAGCCTAAAAAATAAGCAATAAGAAAGCCCGTGATTCAGAATCACGGGCTTTTCTTTTAATAAAAAACGGAATTCGCATTAAATATCTAATTTTGCGAGATTATCTTTTGAAAGCGGTTTGTTAATATACTGCTTTACGTATTCGTATTTTTTCGATTTGTTAACATCCTGAGGGTTAATAGAAGAAGTCAGCATGACGATTTTACATGTACTTCTTGTAAGATCGGAAAGCCGATCGAACTCATCTAAAAACTGAAACCCATCCATGAGGGGCATGTCAATATCAAGAAAGATGACCTTCGGCAGCACGGTGGCAGCAACACCTTCCATTTTTTCGATGTTTCTTAAAAACTCAATAGCACTTTTGGCTCCTGTGTGGGTGTAAATTCTTTCCGTAATATCTGCGGCTTCAATCATTTTTTGATTGATCAGATTATCGATCTCATTGTCATCAATGAGCATGACCGCTGAGTATTTAGGATTGATGGAACTCATAAAATTGGATTAAATTTGGAGGAATTAATTACTGTCTTTAATTAAACCATTTTTACTCATATATATGATTCAATTTTTAAATGCTTATTACATTTAGAGATCAAATTTAATTCCCTGTGCAAGAGGTAAATCCGAACCATAATTTATGGTGTTCGTTTGGCGTCGCATATAAACCTTCCAGGCATCAGAGCCTGATTCACGGCCACCGCCAGTTTCTTTTTCACCACCGAAAGCCCCACCAATTTCTGCGCCTGAAGTCCCAATGTTTACGTTGGCGATACCACAATCTGAGCCATTGACAGACAGGAATTGTTCAGCTTCCCGCATATTGAGGGTCATGATGGCAGAGCTTAGCCCTTGTGGTACATCATTCTGAATATGGATCGCTTCTTCTAAAGTACTGTACGAAATTAGATACAAAATAGGGGCAAAAGTTTCCTGTTGCACGATTTTGTAATCATTTTGTACCAAAAATACCGCAGGTTGCACATAACAGCCCGAACTGTATTGGTCACCTTCAAGCACCTTGCCGTCAATAATCACTTCAGCACCTTCTTCTTTTGCCTGCTGAATAGCTTTGAGGTAGGTGTTTACCGCATCCTGATCGATTAACGGACCAACATGATTACTTTCATCCAGTGGGTTGCCAATTTTCAGTTGTCCATATGCACTCGACAGTTTAGCCTTTACTTCCTCAAGCATCGACTCGTGCACAATCAATCTTCGGGTACTGGTACATCTTTGGCCACAGGTTCCAACAGCACCAAAAAGTGCCCCTACGATCGCAATGTTCAGGTCGGCATTCGGAGAGATGATCATTGCATTGTTTCCGCCAAGTTCGAGCAAACTTTTGCCTAAACGAGCTCCTACGGCAGCTCCTACGGATTTACCCATTCGACTTGAGCCCGTTGCCGAAACCAAAGGTATACGCTGATCAGCCGCCATTAATTTACCGATTTCTGCATCTCCGATTATCAATCCGCTGACACCTGCAGGCACCTGATTGGCTTCAAAGACTTCAGCAGCAATCTTCTGACAGGCAATTGCTGATAACGGTGTTTTTTCTGAAGGCTTCCAGATACAAACATCTCCACATACCCAGGCTAAAAAGGCATTCCACGACCATACTGCCACAGGGAAATTAAAGGCAGAAATGATGCCTACAACGCCCAAAGGGTGCCACTGTTCATACATTCGGTGTGATGGGCGTTCAGAGTGCATGGTTAAGCCATGTAACTGTCTTGAAAGCCCGACCGCGAAATCTGCAATATCAATCATTTCCTGTACTTCCCCCAGGCCTTCCTGAAGTGACTTTCCCATTTCATAGGAAACTAAGGCGCCTAAATCATCTTTATGCTTTCGGAAAGCTTCACCAATCTGTCGGACAATCTCCCCTCTTTTTGGGGCAGGCATATTTCTCCATGCGCTGAAGTCTTTTTGAGCGGCTTCGATTACTTTATGGTAATCAGCTTCGGTCGCCAGGTTTACAGTTCCAATGCACCGACCATCGGCAGGTGAATGAGATGAAATGGTTTTTCCTGCGCCATCTGACCAATTTCCACCAATGGCAATCCCTTGATTATGATCAGCCAGTCCGAGTGCTTTTAAAAAATCTAAATTCATTGCTGTTGTTTGTTTATAGGTTTTATTGAGTTACACGACGAATGTGTTTCAGCGTGTTGAATGGGGGACTAATTTAAATTAAAAAAGGTCAGAAATATTACATCTCCGACCTTTTAAAGTTTTCAGTTATTAAAGCCCTAATGCTTCGATTCCTTGATCAAAAACTACATCCTTAGGAATATTCTGATCGGCAAGCTTGTCCAGGTCTTTTTGAAGTGCAGGTCCAATTTTGCCCATTTTATCCACTAAATCTGCTACGCCAGCATAATCACCATTTCCTTGTAAGGTCAGGATTTTTTCTGACAACGAATTGACCGCCTCAGCCATCTTTTCATAGTTCACACGGTAAAGCCCAGTTTCTGGATCTTTGTTGAATGCACCGTAGGATTTGAAATAATTAAAGCGGATCATGTTCGCTACACCGTGCGCAGATGCTGCACCAAAACGTACCGAACGGAAGATTCCCGCCAGGAAGGTGGTATAGTAATCTTTCATTTCACCATCAAGTTCTCCTTTGTTCACCAGTTGGTTGATCATGTACACCCCAAGGATATCCGCCTTTCCTTCTTCTAAAGCCGAAGCATGCTCTTTAAGCGCTTCTCTTACTGTACCTTTATTATTGATGGTATTTTTGATCCCCAAGCCGTGCGCCACTTCATGGAACATGGTATTGGCGAAAAAGGCATTGAAAGTAACATGCTGACGCTGATCTTTGGCAATTAAGGTATTTGCGATAGGCTGCATGATTTTATCAAATTTGGCACGCATGGCATTTTTCAACTGCAAACGACGGGTACCTTTTTGTAATTGTACTTTCTCATCGTTTGGCAGATTGATCGCAATGGTTTTGGAGGCGGCATTACAATCTCCTGCATAATACAGGACATCGTAAGCATTCAAGTCTGAATCAGTCCCTGGCGTTTCCTTTTTGTATTTGGCTTCCACAGGAAGGTTGCGCTGTAATTCAGGAAGGAAAGACGTGAATTTGGCGAGTTTTTTACTCCAGGCCATGTCCTTTACTAAAACATAAGCTTCATGCGAGGCCTTGTTACCGTAAAGTTTATCTTCATAGGATTCGATTGGTCCAATAACCACATCAATCATATTATCTTTCATGTCCATCCAGGCCATGTCAGATTTAAAATATTCATCCGTACGTAAGGCTTCAGCTCTCAGGGTCAAGTAGTTTTTTAGCCCCTTATTTTCTGCGAGCTTAGCAGCCTGATCCAAAAGGTCAGCAGCTTCATTGATCTCTTTGGCAAAGAACTGGTGATAAGGGATTGCCTGCAATTTGCCCTCCTCATTTCTGCGGATCACCGTGTACAAGCTGTTTTTATGCGCCACTTTTGCGGCCTCAAATTCTTCTTTTGTAATATCTGCTGGATAGTAGTTGGCACCTTTTGGCTTGGCACCCACGCCGTCAATAAATGGTTTGTTGGCATCCAAACGATCCCAAGGGCCATAATTGATTTCCGCATACGCTTTTTCAGGGCCAGATAATTTAGAAAGTAGGGCTGCTTTATCGCCATAGGCTTCTTTCCAAAAGATGTTGTCCATGATTTTAGCGGCCTTAATCAATAAAGGCAACAATTCCTTTTGTTTGGCACTCAATTGACTTAAATCGGTCGTCAATTTAAAATGGTCATATTGTTGAACCTTTTGAGTGATGGCGCTTTTTGCAGGTGTTGTTGCAGGAGTGTTTGTACCTTCTTTGGTACCACAGGCCGTCATGAGCCCTGCCGCTGCTAAGGCAAGCGACCAGTTAAGCAGTTGGTTTTTCATATTTATTACTATTTGTAGATTTAAACTAAGCCAGGCAGCCGTCTAAGCCCTGAAAGATAATCGATTTATTGAGCTGATTACCAATGATAACCACCTTGTTGGTTGTGGAGTCATGCTGCCATTCACTGCCTTGAGTGAAATAAAATTGCTGACCCACGGATTGAATGATAATTTTATTGTTGTACTCTAATGCGTACAAAATACCTTTCAGGCGGTAAATGTTTGGCTGTAACTGAAGGGTCATCGTTAGCCATGCTTCCAGTTTATGGAGGTCTATGGCTTGGTCGGATTCCCAGGTAATACTTTGTATTTTACCGTGTTGGTGAGTAGTGGCCGGGATCTTGCTTTGCTGTTCCACCACTTGATAGTCTTTACCCCGAAGGTTGAAAAGTAACTCGTTTTCAACTTTGGCCTGCTGACATGGAATGATTTTGATGAAAGGTGTTACCGACTGAATTTTCGCTTCGATTCGCTGAAGGTCATCAGCACTGACAAGGTCTGTTTTATTCAGCAGGACAATATGAGCGGCAGCAAGCTGCTGATTGGTGATCGCTTCCTTTTCCATCATCTCCTCCAGATGCAGGGCATCGGCAAGTGCGATGATACCATCGAGTTTGAAGATGCCCGCATAATGTGGGTCAAACATAAAGGTAGCCGCTACGGCCAAAGGGTCAGCAATTCCCGTGGTTTCTATCAGCAGGTGGTCGAATTCATAGGAACTGGTGATCAGTTCTGTCAGAATTTTTGCCAGGTCAGCATTCAGATTACAACAAATACAGCCATTGGCCAACTCAAAAATTCCAGCATTTTCTTCAGTGATCAATTCCTGATCAATGGCGGATTTGCCAAACTCATTTTCAATAATGGCAAATCGGGTTGCTGGATTATCATGAATGAGTTGATTGACAAGTGTTGTCTTTCCAGCGCCTAAAAATCCAGTAAGGATTGTAACTTTTATTGGGGTGTTACTCTGCATTTGTTATTCTGTTTGCTCCAAATTAAGCAAAGGGGATTAGTTTCCCCAACGATCAAGTGATTAATCAGACAATTCACGGGCTGAGGAGGAGGGAAGCGATTCTGTTATGGGAATATCAAATACTATAATATGATTTTTCAAACATTTAAATAGGAGTTTAGTTGATAATATTACCCCCCACCTAAACCTATATTGCGATGACGCTTTCCCCCACCTCTCCTATTTGGTCTTTTTACTGCCTGAACTTCCTGGTATTTCTATTATTGAACAGTTGCGATGCGCCCATTCCGAAAAACAGGACTGTCCCCATTGTTAATCAGGATTTTGAAGTTCACGACCCTTTGGTGTTGGACATGAAGCAGGCAACGCTGCCGTTGGGTATTCAGGATTTGCATAATATTGATATTTTAAATGGAATAGATGCCTACCAGCTCGGCAGCCTCAAGGATGAACTTGATCTGACATTGTTCGATGACCACGGTTTCTTTTATAATGATCGGGTACAGGTGATGATCTCGCCACGTCATCTGATAAAGCTGAATAAGGCTGATTGTCATCAGTTAACATTATATTTTCTCGATGGCTATTTGGCCAAAGTACAGTTATTGGCCAATGCTGATCTGACCCCTGGCCTATTACAGACCTTCGGAAGCCCCAATGGGCGAAATTTTCAGGAAACATCACGCGTCATCAATCCAGAGAAATGGAGTGGGATTCAGACCATATTGGTGATGGAGTGGATGACCTTTCATACCAAATTAAAATATCAGGAAAAAATACGGCAGGTATCGCGGGTTGCTGACCATTACCTGAAGGTGAATCAACTTTCAATAGAACTTCGGCATTTTGAAAAACAGATTGCAATATAATTATCGAAAAAGTTCGTCTCTTTTATTCTTGATCGCTCAGATGTTTTTAAATTAGGAGGGTAAACTCCCAACAAACTTAACCTCTGTTATGAACAGAAGAATGATTTTTATCTCCACTGTAATTTTATTAGTGGGCTTTGGCTTATGGTATGGAAATGCCCGATTGCCAATTATCAACGGTTATGCCTCAAAAATGACCTGCTCCTGTGTTTTTGTGGCTGATCGGTTACCTGAATCGGTCACTGATCAGGATCTTGATTTCTCCTTGATTCGCTTTGCGACACCGACAGTCGATTACGAGCAAAAGACGGTCACCAGTACCGTATTGGGCTTTGGCGCCCAAACCGCTGTTTACCATAAAGGAACTGGCTGTACTTTGTTGATTGACGGGCAAGGGCCTCCAGAAAAAAAGCCCACCATGCGTACCAGTTTCGATGAAGCGAATGAACCGTGGCCTTTGGGTGATTTGAATGTCCGAAGCGGTATTCCGAGTCCGCAACTTACCATGGCTGTGCAGGAGGCGATGGTACCAGAATTGAAAACCCGTGCAATTATTGTCAGTCGGCATAATGAAATTCTGATGGAAGCCTACGGTGATGGTTTTAATGAAAATACCCCCCAATTGGGTTGGTCAATGACCAAAAGTATTACCTCCGCCTTGGTGGGAATTTTGGTTGGCGATGGAAAGCTGAAAATAGAGGATCCAGCGCCTGTCAAAGCATGGCAAGGAGACATGCGTAAGCGCATTGCGTTGCGTAACTTGCTGCAAATGAATAGTGGGCTGAAGTGGGTAGAAGATTATAGTGATATTTCCCTGGCGACGAAAATGCTCTACATGACTGCCGATATGGGGGATTATGCCAGTGCCCAAAAGCTCGTTTACCCACCAGATTCGGTGTGGTATTACTCCTCAGGAACAACCAACATTTTGTCCAGTATTATTAAAGAAACCATCGGTGACCAGCAGGCTTATTACGAGTTTGCCAATAAGCGATTATTTGAGCCTTGCGGTATGAAGAGTATGGTGCTGGAGCCTGATGTTTCTGGTACTATTGTGGGCTCCTCTTATGCTTTTGCTACCGCCCGCGACTGGACACGCTTCGGCTTGCTTTACCTTAACGATGGCGTTTTTAACGGGCAACGGATTTTGCCCGAAGGGTGGGTTTCTTTTACCCGCCAAGAGGCCAAAGGCGCTGATGGAAAATACGGCGCACAATGGTGGCTGAACCTGAGCAAGGAAGAATTGCCTGATTGCCCAGAGGATATTTATTATTGCGATGGCTTCCAGGGGCAGCGGGTTTATGTGGTGCCTTCTCACGATTTGGTGGTGGTGCGTTTGGGGATTTCCAATGATTTTGACTACAATGGTTTTATGAGGCGCGTTTTGGATGCTGTACCTCCAAAAGAGACCGCCGTAAGGTAGTTTTAAGCCCCTCTTAGCCTAAAAATAACAAAGCCCGAAACTGTCGATCAGTTTCGGGCTTTGATTTTATGCTCCGAATAATTTTCGAAGTTTAATCATATTAATAACCTCATCAGGTACAATGTATTTGATCGATCGCTCTTCCTTCAGGCATTGGCGAATAAATGTTGCGGAAATATCCACCATCGGTGCATGCACCATGCGCACTTTTGGGTGGTCATCAAACCTTGATTTTTTAGCCTCAGGACGCGGATAAACCACCAATCCATAATCTTCTAAAATCACTTCATGGTTTTTCCATTTATGAAAATGCGACAGGTTGTCTTGACCAACAATCACCTGAAATTCATAAGAGGGGTGTTTTTCTGAAAGGTAAATCAGCGTATCTATGGTGTAACTCGGTTTAGGCATTCTAAACTCTACGTCTGTTACCTGCAGTTTAAAGTTGTCTTTGATCGCCATATCGACAAGATCATAACGATCAAACTCGTGCGCCAGTGTACTTTTCTTTTTAAAAGGATTTTGCGGAGAAACCACCAGCCAAACCTGGTCAAGTTCGGCAAGTTCCACCATACTGTTGGCAATAATAAGATGCCCTATATGAATCGGGTTGAAGGAACCGAAAAACAATCCTACTTTCTTCTTTGTGGGGATCATGTTTTCAAGCGTTTGACGGTGGTGGTGGGATTATTTTCTAATAAAATTTTCTATCGTTTTTTCTGAAGCTTTAAGTGCTTCATCAAGGCGGTCATTAATGATCGTTACATCGAAGTCAGGCTCAAAACCCAGTTCATATTCCGCTTTGGCCAATCGTTTTTTGATCGCCGTTTCATCATCAGTACCACGGCCGCGAAGTCGGGCTTCGAGTGTTTCCAGATTTGGAATACGGACAAAAACGGCCAGGGCACGCTCCTGAAAGTATTTTTTTAAACTGACTCCCCCTTTAACATCAACATCGAAAACCACATGCTTGCCTTCCGCCCAAATGCGCTCCACCTCAGCTTTCAGTGTGCCGTAGCAACAGCCTGGGTAAACTTCTTCCCACTCTACAAATTCATCCCGATCTTTTCTGGAACAGAAATCATCCATTTTCAGAAAGTAGTAATCCTGGCCATCCACCTCTTGTCCTCTTTGTGCGCGGGTAGTCGCTGAAATAGAGAATGCAAGATCCCTGCGTTGATTTAACAGGTGATGAACAATTGTTGTTTTGCCAGATCCAGAAGGCGCGGAAAAGATAAATGCTTTGCCTTGGTGCGTCATGATATTATTAAAATTGGGGAAGGAGAAAATAAAAGGGATTTGAAGGAATAAGCTACCAGAACGCTAACGTCCAATAACATATGAGATGTATTTTGAACGGCAATGAGTGATGGGGGCACGGTGGTGTGCTAAAGACTTATTTCGATGATAAATATTTTCCATGCGCAAAGGTAAAAAAATCGGTCTTTATAGCCAAAATAGGCTCAGTAACTTCATTAATTTTGGTAAACAAAGGCAAAAAAATTTATTAATTATCAAAAAATTACGATTTTCGTCCTTAGGAAAATCGCCAAGCATGCAACAGATTCTATATAGATATTGTATTTACCCCCTGTTTTATTTGGTCTCCAAATTACCTTGGCGAGTATTATACACTATTTCTGATTTTGTATTCGTCTTGGTGTATTACCTCTTTCCTTATCGCAAGAAAGTCGTTCTGATGAACTTGTCGCGCTCTTTTCCTGAGAAATCTGAGCGGGAACGCAAAAAAATCGCCAGAGATCATTATCGGTATTTGATCGACTCAATATTTGAGGCCATCAAGAAAATCTCTGTAACCGAATCGGTATTACGGGAACGGGTCAAAGTGAAAAATTTGGACCAGATACAACAACTGTACGATCAGGGAAAAAGTATCGTGGTCGTAATGGGGCATTATGGCAACTGGGAACTCGGTGGCGCACGAGTGAATATCGAAGCCAAGCACCCGCTGGTTTGTATCTACAAGAAATTGCATAACGAAATTTTTGATCAATTGCTTTTCGATATCCGATCCCGCTTTGGGACCGAGCTGGTGGAAGCCAGAGATACGCCGCGGTCGATGTTGGCCAACCGCGACAGAACAACCGCAGTGGTATTTTTGGCAGATCAGACGCCTCTTTTATTGCGACATGCACATTGGATAAAATTCTTGAATCAGGATACTCCTGTGTACCAGGGGACTGCCCAGCTGGCGCAAAAATTCGACTATCCCGTGGTGTATTTTGTAGTAAGGAGACCCAAGCGAGGATTTTATGAGGTGGATTTTGAACTGCTTGTCGA is a window from the Persicobacter psychrovividus genome containing:
- the gmk gene encoding guanylate kinase translates to MTHQGKAFIFSAPSGSGKTTIVHHLLNQRRDLAFSISATTRAQRGQEVDGQDYYFLKMDDFCSRKDRDEFVEWEEVYPGCCYGTLKAEVERIWAEGKHVVFDVDVKGGVSLKKYFQERALAVFVRIPNLETLEARLRGRGTDDETAIKKRLAKAEYELGFEPDFDVTIINDRLDEALKASEKTIENFIRK
- a CDS encoding lysophospholipid acyltransferase family protein encodes the protein MQQILYRYCIYPLFYLVSKLPWRVLYTISDFVFVLVYYLFPYRKKVVLMNLSRSFPEKSERERKKIARDHYRYLIDSIFEAIKKISVTESVLRERVKVKNLDQIQQLYDQGKSIVVVMGHYGNWELGGARVNIEAKHPLVCIYKKLHNEIFDQLLFDIRSRFGTELVEARDTPRSMLANRDRTTAVVFLADQTPLLLRHAHWIKFLNQDTPVYQGTAQLAQKFDYPVVYFVVRRPKRGFYEVDFELLVEEPNTVSDLEISKRHTRRLEQDIKAQPELWMWTHRRWKRSHQKPKNVASID